Part of the Syntrophorhabdaceae bacterium genome, AAGGCATCAATCTCTTCTTCCCTGTCGCAGACGAGTCGCAGCGCTACGGACTGCACCCTCCCTGCAGAGAGTCCGTAACTGACCTTCTCCCATAGAAGGGGACTTATTTTATAACCGACAAGCCTGTCGAGGATTCGCCTGGCCTTCTGGGCATTATATTTTGCTTCATCGAGCCTGGTGGGGTTTTGCATAGCATCGAGGACACCCTTTTTGGTGATCTCATGAAACAGGACCCTCTCAATCTCTTTGTCCTTGCCGATAACCTCTGCCACGTGGAACGCGATGGCCTCGCCTTCCCTGTCCGGGTCAGAGCCGATATATATCCTGTCGGCCTCTTTGCCTATCTTTTTGATCTCATTAACGATCTTCGATTTTCCTTTCAGGACAAGAAATTGCGGCGCAAAGTCCTTATCAATATCGACACCGAGCTTGCTTTTCGGCAGATCTTTGATGTGGCCGACAGTTGCCTTGATGACATAGTCTTTTCCAAGGAATTTCGAGAGTGTCTTCACCTTTGTCGGTGACTCAACAACTAATAATGATTTACCCATTCCTATTCTCCCAACATGGCTGATAGCCATAGCCGTCAGCTCATAGCAAAATCTTTAAAAATAAACCATGAGCTATGATCTATGAGCTGTCTTTATATAGAATCCTCCATGCAACTGCCTGATAGTCTCTTTCATTTCAAGCCTTGTCAATACTGCCATGACCTGTTTTGCTTCCATTTTGCTTTTCTCGATAACTTCATCGATATGGGTTCTCTGGAAACCAACAAGAGCATATATATACTTCTCATTGCCGTCAAGCTCAACATTTTCTTTTTTAACAAAACTGACTCCGGGGAAACAGGTCGTTACAATATCCTCGATGCCGTCAACGAGTTTCGCACCTTCTTTGATGAGTTTATTCGCTCCGCGGTACTCCTCGCTGAAGACGCTTCCCGGAATTGCCATTACCTCCCTGCTATATTCAAGGCCAAGCCGGGCGGTAATCAAAGAGCCGCTTTTCTGTGAGGCCTCTATGACAAGGATACCTTTTGCGAGCCCCGCGATGATCCTGTTCCGTTCCGGAAAATGAAACTGAAGTGGTTGCTCTCCGGGCATATATTCAGTCAGAACCACAGCCTCATCACCCATTCTTTCCATGAGCTTTTTGTTTTCCGGCGGATAACATATGTCAATGCCGCAACCGAGAACGCCGATCGTTTTTCCTTCGCCCTTTAAAGCCCCTTTGTGGGCTGCAGAATCAACACCCCGGGCAAGGCCGCTTACGATAGTGATGCCGACGGAGGAGAGGGTCTGCGCTATCTTTTCAGCAAGGTTCATCCCTTCGAAGCTTGCCCTCCTTGAACCCACTATCGCCAGCGTATCTGTTCCCAGGGGGAGGGGACCTTTCTTGTAGAGGACTATCGGGGCATCGGGAATGTTCCTTAACAACTGCGGATACTCCTTGTCTTTAATGGTGAGCACGGCGGCTCCCATTTCTTCAAGCACTTTAAGATCACTCGCTATTCCTTTCCAATCCGTGAACGACGATATGGGTGCTGTTAGATCGTTATTGTAATATCTTGTTTTTCCTTCAAAGAGAGGGCCCAGCTCCTCACATCCATCGGCTATCTTCCGTTTTTGAATGTTGTCGAGACTCCTTATCCTTGAAAGAGCTATGCAGGCAATTCGTTCATCCATGACACACCGGAATATATGGAGTATAGAGATCTGCTATTTTGACTCTCCGTATTTAAACCGTGCAAGATAATAAAACCCCATGTTGTAAAATTCCTTCATCACGATAAACCTTGAGGTGCCTTCTTTCCACCATCTGTCCATCGTAAAATATGTAACAGTCACGGGTTTTATCATGTATACAACCTTCGCGTCCCCTTGTGATGAATTATAAAGGAGGTGGAATCGCCGTGAAGCATATTCCGGCACGATGATAATAATCTTTTTGTACCCCATTCCCGCAAATTTTTCCTTTATCTTTGCAGCCCTGAGGACTTCTCCGCCCTCTGCCTCAAGACCCTTTACAACGCTTTCCTTGATGCCTCTCCCCTTTGCCATCTTCTGAATAAGCTCGGTAAGACTGACGCCGAATATCTTGTCTTCTTCCACGAAGATCGCCTTACCGTTCCCTGCCCAGTAATCCCTGAAAGATTCTGTATATAGTTCCCCATTCCTGTCCTCAATGAACCTCGGCACAAATATAATATCTGCCTGGACGACCTTGTCCTCATACCTGAACTGTTTCCCGATCATCTTCAATGTAAGGGGATGTATAAAGATGCCGGCAATGACCATACATACAATGAGTATAAAGATGAGGCAACCGCATCCTACCTTGCCATGCTGTCCCATAATCCCTCCCTTGTTCTTCCCCGTCATTTCTTGCTGTATTCGTAGAGAATGACAGACAGTACAATCAGCGGGGTTGTTTCGGTCCTGAAGATATTTTCACCCAGGGTACAGGTTACGAAACCATTTTCTTTCAGCCATGCCACTTCGAGTTCGTCAATGCCGCCTTCAGGGCCTATCACTACGCATATCTCTCCTCCCACCCCGGAGGAGAAGACGTCTTTCATTGTGGCGTGCTTCTCTTTTTCATAGAGGGCCCAACGGGTCTTGATGTTCTCAACCCATGACAAGATACCCCGAAGCGGTGTCGGTTCAATCACTTCAGGGATGGTGAATCTGCCTGATTGACGGGAGGCCTCAATGGTAATCCTCTTCCAGCGTTCATATTTGCCTTTTTCCTTCTCATCGAATTTGACGAGCGTCCTTTTAAAGATCGTGGGGAGGATCCTTTCAACACCCAGTTCCGTTGCCTTTTCGATAAGCCAGTCCATCCTGGGTCCTTTAATGGGGCTGACACAGAGTGTGACCTTTGGTCTTTTATCCTCAGGACGATGAACAACATCAAGGACCTGCAAATAGAGTTCCTTGCTTTTGATGCTGTTAATCACGCACCG contains:
- the dprA gene encoding DNA-processing protein DprA, which codes for MDERIACIALSRIRSLDNIQKRKIADGCEELGPLFEGKTRYYNNDLTAPISSFTDWKGIASDLKVLEEMGAAVLTIKDKEYPQLLRNIPDAPIVLYKKGPLPLGTDTLAIVGSRRASFEGMNLAEKIAQTLSSVGITIVSGLARGVDSAAHKGALKGEGKTIGVLGCGIDICYPPENKKLMERMGDEAVVLTEYMPGEQPLQFHFPERNRIIAGLAKGILVIEASQKSGSLITARLGLEYSREVMAIPGSVFSEEYRGANKLIKEGAKLVDGIEDIVTTCFPGVSFVKKENVELDGNEKYIYALVGFQRTHIDEVIEKSKMEAKQVMAVLTRLEMKETIRQLHGGFYIKTAHRS
- a CDS encoding RsmE family RNA methyltransferase → MMEIRRVFVDKLKMKNGMALLTGPMHKYIVSVLRKANGDRIDLIDGKGYLYRCVINSIKSKELYLQVLDVVHRPEDKRPKVTLCVSPIKGPRMDWLIEKATELGVERILPTIFKRTLVKFDEKEKGKYERWKRITIEASRQSGRFTIPEVIEPTPLRGILSWVENIKTRWALYEKEKHATMKDVFSSGVGGEICVVIGPEGGIDELEVAWLKENGFVTCTLGENIFRTETTPLIVLSVILYEYSKK